One genomic segment of Helicoverpa zea isolate HzStark_Cry1AcR chromosome 22, ilHelZeax1.1, whole genome shotgun sequence includes these proteins:
- the LOC124641638 gene encoding uncharacterized protein LOC124641638, which yields MKKEKMMERFTEAKMYQLVNIYKQYNCLWDISNELYKNRTARDNAYKEILQKLNIPELKVRDVPQKIKNLRTSYYQEIRKIEASMKDGVATYTPKVSWFPIADEILRTIPSNRERSETGSEPETSNKRFKKSTETKLPSLDQAPKTVTHTTQHYELQTNNMDDEFDSFGKYIASSLRAMTEEMSIIAKMELQKTLAGIQLQAVRQKYKGAQQECAPSTSAEQLLDSTEEFMPVADYAVKVEMLQ from the exons atgaagaaagaaaaaatgatGGAGCGATTCACCGAAGCCAAAATGTACCAACTAGTCAACATTTACAAACAATACAACTGTCTATGGGACATCAGTAACGAATTATACAAAAACAGGACAGCTAGAGACAACgcttataaagaaatattgcaaaaattaaatattcccGAGTTAAAAGTCCGTGATGTTCCGCAAAAGATAAAGAATTTGAGGACCTCGTACTACCAGGAGATCAGAAAGATTGAAGCTAGTATGAAGGATGGCGTGGCGACTTATACGCCGAAGGTGTCCTGGTTCCCGATTGCTGACGAAATTTTACGAACGATTCCGAGTAATCGAGAGCGTTCCGAAACT GGATCAGAACCAGAAACAAGTAACAAACGATTTAAAAAATCCACAGAAACGAAACTCCCATCGTTAGACCAAGCCCCAAAAACTGTAACACATACTACACAACACTATGAACTACAGACAAACAACATGGATGACGAATTTGACAGCTTCGGTAAATACATCGCGTCAAGTTTGCGCGCCATGACAGAAGAAATGTCAATTATTGCGAAAATGGAACTGCAGAAAACTTTGGCGGGAATACAGTTGCAGGCTGTAAGACAGAAATATAAGGGTGCTCAACAAGAATGTGCACCTTCCACGTCTGCAGAACAACTGCTCGACTCTACGGAAGAATTTATGCCAGTGGCTGATTATGCTGTCAAAGTTGAAATGTTACAATAA